One window of the Trifolium pratense cultivar HEN17-A07 linkage group LG2, ARS_RC_1.1, whole genome shotgun sequence genome contains the following:
- the LOC123910437 gene encoding receptor-like protein 56 yields the protein MKSVFLLFFVLVEVICCEGCWKQERETLMSLNSRLGNGLSSWVDNTDCCQWVGVECNTTTGRIAKITLQSYIGPPWHLNYSDFLIFKDLKILDLSSTRLSNCTRVAQGLKNLEVINLGSNNNLDNATTILSCLDGLSSLKSLSLSGNLFDTTSSQIFQIVLEKLSSKLLHLEVLDIGYNNLTNEILPSLRGFRSLKELHMPGIGLDSDLHIQGLCAVLKNVEILDISYNNFNDTDIASPLSELSSLKKLNLQGSEITQRSIHNISKLRSLEILDLAENNLNLWPRENHGFAWPASLQHLVLRANSLNNNILYSLNGLTRLESLDLSINNLKGSLDICGMSTLTSLKILDFRRIID from the exons atgaagagtgtgttcttgttattttttgttttagttgaAGTAATATGTTGTGAAGGttgttggaagcaagagagagaaacaCTAATGAGTCTTAATTCTCGTTTGGGAAATGGTCTGTCGTCTTGGGTAGATAACACTGATTGTTGTCAATGGGTAGGAGTTGAATGCAACACCACCACTGGAAGAATTGCTAAAATCACACTTCAATCCTATATTGGACCTCCATGGCATCTAAACTACTCTGATTTTCTTATCTTCAAAGATTTGAAGATTCTCGACCTTTCATCTACTCGATTATCCAATTGTACAAGAGTTGCTCAAG GGTTGAAAAATCTGGAAGTCATAAACTTgggtagtaataataatttggaTAATGCTACCACCATCCTGTCTTGTTTAGATGGACTTTCATCTCTCAAGTCTCTATCGTTGTCCGGGAACTTGTTCGATACGACTTCTTCCCAAA TTTTTCAGATAGTTTTGGAGAAACTTTCATCAAAGTTGTTGCATCTTGAGGTGCTTGACATAGGTTACAACAATTTGACTAATGAAATCCTGCCATCACTTAGGGGGTTCAGATCTTTGAAGGAATTGCATATGCCTGGCATTGGATTAGACTCGGATCTTCACATTCAAG GATTATGCGCCGTGTTGAAGAATGTAGAGATACTTGACATCTCTTACAACAACTTCAATGACACTGATATTGCATCTCCTCTCAGTGAGCTTTCTTCCCTCAAGAAGTTAAATCTACAAGGGAGTGAAATTACTCAGAGATCTATTCATA atatATCAAAATTAAGGTCTTTGGAGATCCTTGACTTGGCTGAGAACAATTTGAACTTATGGCCTCGAG AGAATCATGGATTTGCATGGCCAGCAAGTTTACAACATCTTGTGTTAAGGGCAAACAGTTTGAATAACAATATTCTTTATTCCCTAAACGGTCTTACACGTCTCGAATCTCTTGACTTAAGTATCAACAACTTGAAAGGATCACTCGATATTTGTG GAATGTCGACTTTAACCAGCTTGAAGATTCTCGATTTTAGAAGGATAATAGACTGA
- the LOC123910436 gene encoding elongation of fatty acids protein 3-like, with the protein MENPIVKTLQYWLVYHPKILNFTWNPPQTPASSPLFLFLSIATYLSLTLLLLFPLPPFPPHFLKPFTALHNLTLSILSLTMAIGTSLTILTHTPNLHSTICFPIHTPPTGPLFFWAYIFYLSKFLEFIDTLFIILSRSIKRLSFLHVYHHSTVPIMCYLWLNSSQSLFPIALLTNSSVHVIMYSYYFLTAVGIRPPWKRAVTDCQIVQFVFSFAVSGVMLYYHFGSGGGGGCSGMKAWCFNAVFNASLLVLFLDFHLKSYANSKKKRT; encoded by the coding sequence ATGGAAAACCCCATTGTCAAAACCCTCCAATACTGGCTAGTCTACCATCCAAAAATCCTAAACTTCACATGGAACCCTCCTCAAACCCCAGCCTCATCCCCACTATTCCTCTTTCTCTCCATAGCCACTTATCTCTCCCTCACTCTCCTTCTTCTCTTCCCTCTCCCACCTTTCCCACCTCACTTCCTCAAACCCTTCACAGCACTTCATAACCTCACTCTCTCCATCCTCTCCCTCACTATGGCTATTGGCACCTCCCTCACCATCTTAACTCACACCCCCAATCTCCACTCCACCATCTGTTTCCCTATTCACACCCCTCCAACTGGGCCACTCTTCTTTTGGGCTTACATCTTCTACCTCTCTAAATTCCTTGAATTCATAGACACTCTTTTCATCATCCTCTCTAGATCAATCAAACGTCTCTCCTTCCTCCACGTGTACCATCATTCTACCGTTCCAATCATGTGCTATCTTTGGCTCAATTCTTCTCAGTCATTATTCCCAATCGCTCTTCTAACTAACTCCTCCGTCCACGTCATCATGTACTCTTACTATTTTCTCACCGCAGTCGGAATTCGACCGCCGTGGAAACGCGCCGTCACGGATTGTCAGATTGTTCAGTTTGTTTTCAGTTTCGCTGTCTCCGGTGTCATGCTTTATTACCACTTTGGAtccggtggtggtggtggatgCTCTGGGATGAAGGCTTGGTGCTTCAATGCTGTTTTTAATGCTTCTCTTTTGGTTCTTTTTCTTGATTTTCATCTCAAGAGTTATGCTAATTCTAAGAAGAAACGTActtaa